In Saccopteryx bilineata isolate mSacBil1 chromosome X, mSacBil1_pri_phased_curated, whole genome shotgun sequence, the genomic window tgtggcctgacttgtggtggcacagtggatggagcttcgacctggaatgctgaggttgccggttggaaaccctgggcttgcttggtcagggcacgtatggaagttgatgcttccagctcctctcccccttatctctctctgtctttcccctaaaatgaataaataaaatcttttaaaaagagaaaatgaaatgtgaaTTCCTACAAAGTCCCGATTTTTTCAAGTTAAAACCTTTTGTTGTGTTTATTACACATAATTAAAAGGATCCAATTATTTTAACAGTTATTACATGCATGTATTCTGACATTGTCTAAAGgaaattgaatttaattttttatttataattttttagattCACAGAAAAGTTTCAAAGATACTACAGAGAGTGACTGTATACCCCTCAACCAGTTCCCACTATTGGTAACATCTTACCTTACCATGGTATATCGTCTCAACTAAGAAACTGACATTGGTATATTACTATTAAGAAGTCTAGCTTTTATTTGGATCTTGCCATTTTTTCCATTAACGTCTTCTTTCAGTTCTAGGACCAATCCAGGATATCACATGAGACATCTAGTTGTCATGTTTCCCCAGTCTCCTCTGTTCTGTGCTCCAAGCTTTAATGATAATAATCGCTCACATAATTAAGTGCTTACCAAGTGCCAGGAACTGAACTAAGCACTTCACTTGTATTATATAATTCCATTCTATCGAAAACCCTGTGGTGTGGCTGTTGTTATTACTCTTGTCTTTGAAAGATGAAGACGTTGAGACATACAGTTAGGAAACTTACACAGAGGTACAGAGACGTGAAACGGTGGGGCCAGGATTTAAAGACAAAGCATTCAACTTGAGCTGATGTGCTACACTTTCATGAAATTCAGTGTCAGGAAATTGGCTGAAATTTTACTGTGCTTAGGTGCTGCTAGAGGTACAGTGCATAATGCCCTGACAGAGCTCATTGTCGAGTGCAGAAACAAATGGATCAAGAAATAATCACAATAAAGTGATATAAACACTGCACTAAAAGTGTGTAAAGATAAAGATGTATAGAGACAGGGACAGCTCTAGAGCCTTGCTGCTCAAGTGTGGTCAACACACCAGCATGTTTGTGATCACTTGGCACCATACTAGAAATGCCCACTCCATATCTCTAGAATTGGAATCTGGACTTCGGTCAGATCACCAGTGATTTGTATGCACATTCCTTTGAGTAGCCCTGCCACAGGTGGATTAATATCGGtggaggccccgggcacagaagaaaatatcgggcccctcaaaaaagagagaggggcgcctgaccaggcggtggcgcagtggatagagcgtcggactgggatgctgaggacccaggtttgaaaccctgaggtcgccagcttgagcacagctcatctggtttgagcaaaagctcaccaacttggacccaaggtcgctggctcaagcaaggggttattcggtctgctgaaggcccacagtcaaggcacatatgagaaagcaatcaatgaacaactaaggtgtctcaatgcgcaacgaaaaactgattgatgcttctcatctctccgttcctgtctgtccctgtctatccctcactctgactctgtctctgtctctgtaaaaaataaataaataaaatttaaaaattaaaagagagagagagagagggacagggaaaataaaaatacatgttaagcatatttttaaataaataaaaaatattatatactgttaatgttaaaattgcatgtGTGAAACCAAATCTGGTGTCATTAGGAAAAAGTGTAACGTTGGGGCCCAGAGCGCACACCTGGTGCGCCCACAGTTAAATCCACCTCCAAGCActgccctgggggaggggagagttttGTGAGGTACACGTTTTCTACCACACGCTTTAGCTGTAAACATTTAAGGTCCTAGAGCAAACCCTTtgttttacaaaggaggaaatgCTTGCTAAAAGGTAGTGTTACAGAGTCAGGTTAGACTTCAGCTAAATAAAGTTAGCTGGAATCTGAACTGACAGTAGGGACTTAGGCAAAAGCTGTTTTTGTTAttggtttgatttttcttttccatttgtccTTACGATAAACCCTGTAAGAAAAAAACCTTGGAAATGTCTAAACAAATTCTCTTTTAAGAGTCAGTACACATGTAGTCACAACAGTTTGCCTTTTTAAGTTCACAATACACTTAACTAAATGGGATTGTGGAAGGTTCATCTAGATTTAggattttgtgtttttatgtttccaGTGAGATGAAAGTTCCTTACGGCATCTGTCACGTCAACGGGACCTCTTTATAATGCTCTGTTGGAAAGAGACTAATACTTACTTTTGAGGCTAATTTGGTCATGTCAGGTTGTGGCAGCAGATAGCCTACTGTGGTGCCCTGGCGTGCGCAGCTTTGCCACAACGAACTTTGTTATGGCAGAGAACCTATCACATATCTCATTGAGTCCTCGCGTTATTTCCAGTTTACTCTTGCAGAAGCTTTGACAGTGAAAAGATAGGTACTGTATTCCTTTGAGTCTAAGACACACTTACCCTCCCACATCTccattttaaaactctgaaatttCCATGGCCTGATAGCTCCATTTGTTAGAGCACTGGCTCGAAGCGCAGAGGTAGCCGgtgcaatccctggtcagggcacattcaagaacggattgatgttcctgtcgctgtctctccccccttcctctcttgctaaaatcaataaaaaaattttttttaataaaactgaaattgaGATAAGTATTACATGAAAGTATCTTACGTTGAATGAGATAATATCGGTATACAGTAAGTTCAAGAGCTGGTTTTATGATCCAGGCTTATCAGCTTCATGATCCTGATTCTTTTTCTTAGTACTTTGCTGCTTCCTGAAGCTAAGGCAGCCGCATAATTAGAATTTAATCATGCAGGCAGAAATTGATGTCCTGGAATATTTCCTACTCCACCACTGTCCCAGAATATTCTCTCAGGAAAAAACATTTCCATACCATTTCTGTGATGGTGGTGCTATTTCAAGAGTGGAGAGTTCCTGTAGGcttcctaattttaaaataattgtgattTCTTTGACCAGTTAGTGAAAGAAATGATTCATTCAGAGGATTCTGATTTTCCTAtagcaatgaaagaaaaaatatgtatagatATTTCTTCCTCATACTTACTCATCTTTCACTCTTACCATTTTATAAGGTGACAAAGCAGGTCACGATGAGAATAAAATAGTTCAAGATCAGGTTGATTGCCTTAGAAGAAATTTTTGAGGAATACAGGATTAGCATTACTTTATGTAGAATATAAGTCAGCTGCTTCTTTAGTATTTAGATTTGCTTACAttttaagggagaaaaatgagctACGATTTCCTTAATGGTATGCTTCTGGTTTATAGATCGTTCTTATATGCGATTAACAGAAAAGGAAGATGAATCACTGCCAATAGATGTAAGTTGgtcatttttattctattaacatATACTTTAAGAATTAGCCATATACTtactttataataatattttaactgGTTTTTATTCTCAATATTTTTCAGACATGAAATTATATCTGTTCTCTACTGTTTGTCATTCATTGTAAAACCCAAACATTTGGaaacaaaatatttctgtttGGTTTCTAGAACTATAGTTTAAATAGTCTTTCTAGAACTTGCTCTTCCATAGTCTGATATGCACTTAAAATTTTGATAATTTgagtctgaccaggtagtggcagagtgaatagagcgtcagagtgggatgctgaggacccaggttcgagaccttgaggtcgccagcttgagcacgggctcatctggtttgagcaaagctcaccagctaggactcaaggttgctggcttgagcaaggggttagtcgctctgctgtagcccccaggtcaaggcacatatgagaaagcaatcaatgaacagctaaggtgctgcaatgaagaattgatgcttctcatccctctcccttcctgtctgcctgtccctatctgttcctctctatctctatcacaagaaaaatttcataatttgacttcattttttttggaaaagttattttttttatttttatttatttatttattttttatatttctgaagctggaaacagggagagacagtcagacagactcccgcatgcgcccgaccgggatccacccggcacgcccaccatggggcgacgctctgcccaccagggggcgacgctctgcccaccagggggcgatgctctgcccatcctgggcgtcgccatgttgcgaccagagccactctagcgcctggggcggaggccacagagccatccccagcgcccgggccatctttgctccaatggagccttggctgcgggaggggaagagagagacagagaggaaggcgcagcggaggggtggagaagcaaatgggcgcttctcctgtgtgccctggctgggaatcgaacccgggtcctccgcacgctaggccgacgcttggaaaagttattttttatataaaatttaagaacaaacaaaaccaagaaaCTGTTGTTTAGGAACATATACATAGGaggtaaaattaaagaaaaacaaggaagtgTTCTTTAAGCTAAAATGATAGTGAGCTTCactcacaatttttatttttactggattttaaattacaaaatagtAGATTCTTTGTAACAGAATTAAAcagtaatgtaaaaaataaaactgaccacattaaaaaaaaaagataaaagaagaaaacctgactccgttgctcagcaattgtACTTCTGTTCTGAACAGTTTGGAGTGTACTGGCAGGTCAGTTTTGTTCCTGTGCATAAACAACATTATCTTTATTTATGTCTATATAGGTTTACTTAATCAAAAcacagggtttttaaaaaattattatacatgtgtatatatggaTAGTTTTATATTGAGATTTTTATTGCTTAATGTATCTTAACATACCTTCATGACTACTTATAGATTTAGCACATTCTTGTTAATGGTGCCTGTGATTGCACTGTATGAAATAGGTAACGGCAAACTGGTGGTGGAAGTGTAAACTGGTATAACTGTACATTAGGTTTtaatttagaaagagaaatagcTTGTGGTTAATTTTGGCTTTAGTTGTCTATCAAGGACATGGCTGGTGTGGTTATTAACTCATTCCCCCTTCACATTTGCTTTGTGGTAGATGCACACACATTCATTTATAGCTATTTAAGAAAACTTCCTTCTGTTTACaaatgggaaaaatttaaaattagagaCAATaacaatcaagaaaataaaatacgcTTGTACTCCCATGTCAGTTAATGTCAAGCGTGCAAATTTCTCCTTGCACAATCTTTTTCAAAAGCAGTTTGGTATTACCTAGTAAAGCTGAGTGTGCATACACTCTTCACCAGTGTTTCTACTCCCATGCATCAGGAGATATGCACAAGGTTATCCATATTGACGTTGTAAAAGTAACATAGAAGAAACAGCCCACACAACCATCAAAAGGAGAATGTATAAATtgtgatatttttatatactggaATATAAAACAACGAAAGTGAATGGACTACAACTACATACTATAAAAGAGATCAATCtcacaaaataatttcaaaatgtgGAAAAGTAAGCAATATTTGTTTTAGAGGTGCATACACAGCtggtaaaattataaagaaaagcaaaaaactgATTAATACGCAATTTGAGACAATAGTTAACTGAGAAAGGGTGAAGAATATTGCAGAGGGACATGTGGAACTTGAAAGGTACTGGTAATACTCTGTTTCTTATGATGAGTGGTGGGTAAGAggtgttccttttttttaaataaacatttatttatttatttatttatttatttatttatttttgtgtcagagagagggacagatagggacagacagacaggaagggagagagatgagaaacatcaattcttcgttgtggttccttagttgtacactgattgttttctcatatgtgccttgaccgggggctacagcagaccgagtgacccctagcttgagccagcgaccttgggtccaagctggtgagccttgctcaaaccagatttttttattttttttatgactgtctctccctgtttccagcttcagaaatataaaaaaaaataaaaataaaaaaaaaaaaaaaataacttttccaaaaaaaatgaagtcaaattatgaaatttttcttgtgatagagatagagaggaacagatagggacaggcagacaggaagggagagggatgagaagcatcaattcttcattgcagcaccttagcgctcaagctggcgacctcggggtctcaaacctgggtcctccacaccccagtccgacgctctatccactgtgccaccatctgtcAGGCCAAGAggtgttctttttatattctatgATATTTAAcaagaatacattaaaaaggtcTTAGTTCTTGGAAGCAAATAGTAGTTGATAACTGATTTTTGAATGGCTTATtatatgttttcattattttagcaAAACCCACATATATTTTTGAAGGCAATCCATagaatttatagattttattgtGTTTAAGACCAAATCCTTTAACTGAGAATTGAGTCTTTGATAGGATCTAGGAGAAACACCTCTTAGAGGCTcaaaagagatggaaagaaaattgtaaatttttataataatatttctgTGTTATTTAGTAATATTACTTTTTATACTCACAGATAGTTCTTCAGACACTTCTCGCCTTTGCAGTTACCTGTTATGGTATAGTTCATGTTGCAGGGGAGTTTAAAGACATGGATGCCACTTCTGaactaaaaaataagtaagttttCCCCTTTTCATAGGCATTTCATTTCTTGGGGGTTTTGCTTCATTCacgtatttttaaatgtatgagcTATGGTACATAAAAGTtggtttttacattttgattATATAATCTGTATGAgtaatgaagtaaaaatattgaGGCAATATTTGATATTATAGGAGAAATGGAAGTGGAATGGCAGATTATTGACATTAGAATATGATATTATATTATgattacttaaaattatttatttgtttgttgggtGGATGGGTAGACAGAAATAGTCATATAGGAAGATATTCTCTCAGatatccttcccttcctctctgttcctctctttgttttcttccccttccctccttccttccttccttccttccttccttccttccttccttccttccttccttccttccttccttccttccttctttcctccctccctcccccctttctccttccctccttccctctttctctccttccctccttccccccttcctcccctcctctccccttccttcctttcttcctttctttcttccttccttccttcttccctctttccctcctccctccccctccctccttccctccttccctctttctctccttccctccttctacccttcctccccttcttctctccttcccaccttccttccttccttccttccttccttccttcctccctccctcctccctccctcctccctccttctctccttccctcattctctccttccctccttcccccttcctcccctccttctcctcttccttcctttcttccttccttctttcttccctctttccctcctccctccccctccctcctttcctccttccctctttctctccttccctccttatacccttcctcccctccttctctccttccttccttccttcatccttccttctttcctccctccctcctccctcctccctccttctatccttccctctttctctccttccctccttctccccttgctcccctccttctccccttccttccttccttccttccttccttccttccttcctccctctctccctccctccctccctccctcccttccctccttttttccttccttccttcctccctccctcctccctccttccatccttccctctttctctccttccctccttctccccttcctcccctccttctcctcttccttccttccttccttccttccttccttccttccttccttccttccttccttccttccttcctccctctctccctccctccctccctccctttcttccttcttccctccttctgtccttccctctttctctcctttcctccttcccccctcctctcctccttctccccttccttctttccttccttccttccttccttccttccttccttccttccttccttccttccttctttccttccttctttcctcccttccttttttcttctctccctccctcctccctccctccttccctccttccctccttccctctttctctccttccctccttccccccttcctcccctccttctccccttcctttctccctccattccttccttccttccttccttccttccttccttccttccttccttccttccttccttccttccttccttccttcttccctcccttccttccttatttccttccttccttccttcctccctccctccctccctcccttttttcctccttctccccttccctccctccctccctccctccctccctccctccctccctccctccctcccttcctttcttctgtcCCAGCTGTCCCAGCTTAGTCTTGGAAAGAATaaggtgttttctgttttttccgtTACACTTGAACCTAGTTTGTAACACACTCTGTTCTCATGCCCTTTTCTGTTCCTGGATTGAACTATGTTTgttattctgctttcttttttatcctgtACTTCTTCTACACTGTTTTCATGAGCTTTGCTTgctttacttttcaaaatttcttaCTTTTATAAAACCATCCATTAGCTTTGGTCAATTCCATCTCTGGGCTTGACCCACTTTCTCAATCCTGAAAAATTTAaccctttaaaatatttccttaggGAGatttacaataaacatttatgtgtTAGAGGGAACTCACCCTCTTTTTACTTTACATCTTAAATAGTCACATCTGTTTCATGTGGGATATGCTTGGATTTTTAGGTGGGCTGACTTTGAGACTTGAGATTTATCAAAGGAAGAATTACATTTTTCCaggaaaataatactgaaaaacaaaccaacactAAAAGCTATACACTTAGGTGTTTGTGAACTTTTTTTACACCACATATCTctcactggaaaagaagaaaggatacTTTACTATCATCACCCACTACTGTTCTTACAAAGAGTCTATTAAGAATCATAGGCAAGGGACCAGGAAAGAGAGAAGTAAAATAGAATGGCATTAAGTAGGTGGTAGCAAAATATGAATTTAGTAGGTTGTTGTTAAATATATGGTTTGAAAAACAGCAGGTACAGAGGGACCAAAggaatttaaggaaatttttgcTATACTTGAAAGATTCTTAGAAAATAGATCTGTGAAATAATCACAGAGTTTGAACAGTGAGGGCCAAAGGAGAGTATTCAAAGGTACAATCTCTGtactggtatttttttaaaaacgacTATTTGGCATGGGCTAATCTTAGATCTACAGATGTGATTCAAGTTGACCACTTACTTATATTATTCATAGGCATATTGGAAGGACTAGCTGAATAAAAAATTCTATGACAATATGTTGCTTTTCcagatttcttattttctttatacagGAAAACCAATGAGCTACACAGTATGATTACCATTTATGGTCTGATTTCATGGGTTTAAACATAGTTTAAACTAAAACCCATAGCAAATTCATAATTTAGCAGAAGCCTCCTTATTTTCACATAGGCTTTTATAAGGCTTTATCTAAAattgatgtctttttcttttaaggacaTTTGACACATTAAGAAATCACCCTTCCTTTTATGTATTTAATCATCGTGGTAGAGTATTGTTCCAGCCTTCAGATACAACAAATTCTTCAAACGAAGATGCATTGTCCTCTAACACATCATTGAAATTACGAAAACTGGAATCACTGCGTCGTTAAGATTTTTACAAATTATAACAACAGTAGAGGACACAGAGCAGGAATATTGAAGTTTGGGGTATAAAGCCCTCCCCCCATCAATATTTATAGTGATCTTTTAGAACTAACTAAAAAAGTCTGTggtccttgtttgtatactgtaatcaaattattattttttttttggagagtttgaatatttattttttttttattgaattgattggagtgacattggctgATgacattatataggtttcaggtgtacaaatctgtaacacatcatctgtatgttgtattgtgtgttcactaccccaagtcaggtctccttccatcactgctTACACCCTCTTTCACTCTGGTAATCACTGTAATGTGGACTGTGTCtgtgaaggtgtttttttttcttaattccttcacctttttttttttttttttttagtatttctctgaagctagaaacggggagagacagtcagacagactcccgcatgtgcctgactggggtccacctggcaagcccactagggtgttgctccactgtaatcatagccattctagtgcctgaggcagaggccatggaaccgccctcggtgcctgggccaactttgctccaatggagccttggctgcgggaggggaagagagagacagagaggaaggagagggggaggggtggagaagcagatgggcgcttctcctgtgtgccctgactgggaattgaactcgggacttccgcatgccaggccgacgctctaccactgagccaaccagccagggcctctttcacctttttcatgcAGCCTCCCAACCCtactcccctctgacagctgtcagtctgttctctgtatttataagtctgttactattttgttgattttgttcattagatttcacaaagaagtgaaatcatatggtacttgtctttctttgactagcttatttcacttagcataacaatctccaagtccatccatgatattgcaaaaggtaagattgccCTTTTTACGgcagtgtagtattccattgtgtgaatgtaccacagcttttttatctactcacctACTGGTgggcacttaggctgcttccagattgtggctattgtaaataatgctaccatGAACATCAAATTATTGAGGCAGTATAAATTATCTGTGAAATTAATCTTTTATCTGTCATAGggaattcttttttcatttaaaacaaatttacatCTTTTGTAAGTCACTGTTTTAAAAACAttcctttggaaaaaaatgttattttgtaattatgtaatatcttagatttcttttcttttgcagtaCAGTTTTTAGGATCCTTTTGGAAACAGTGTGAGTACTGCATTTTGCAGCATGAATGTATCTTAACAACAAATAGACTTCTCTAAAGAGTTATTAAAAGGTTACAAGTTTTTCTTATGCTCCCTAAAAAGTGGCTCTGTTTCAGAGGAGACTTGCCAGTTTTTAATTTATCCATGACTTCTTGCCCCACCTGACTACCATGTACATTCTAACATCAACTGTCTTGTTTCATCACTTCTCTGGGGTTCTGTGTGCAGTGAGCAATTTTTGTGTCTGAAGTTCTTTGTCAtaacaaatatattaaacaaaCTTAACTTACTGTAAagctacttatgttttcttcattcaactgtaaaaaaatccCTAAATGTTTATATTGTATAAGAATAGTTGAAGATATACCAAgaagaccagtggtgggattcaaataatttaacaaccagttctctgccctaatgaccattttaagtataaggaaatgatataccaaaaggtagtttattatttcatacatttagtacttaaataagaacaaaaaaaagaggtaaacaaatctAGATTGTGTTATaaggaagatttttaaaatattaatgaaaatatgaaatgatacctgacaaaaaaacaataaaactgttatttaagatattttcttacTGCTTCTCGAttagcatcctcacttgcaatttttttcacctctggacagaatgaacataaCTACAGGTACTTACAATAcattgttgtgcagatgaatgttaagaagagtaaggaggccctggctggttggctcagtggtagagcgtcggcctggtgtgcaggagtcccgggtttgattcccggccagggcacacaggagaagtgcccatctgctcctccaccactccccctctccttcctctctgtctctctcttctcctcctgcagctgaggctccagtggagcaaagatggcctgggcgctgaggatggctctgtggcctctgcctcaggtggtaggATGGCTCTGGAatcaacagagtgacaccctagaggggcagagcatcgccccctggtgggcattccggatggatcctggtcgggcgcatgcgggagtctgtctgactgcctccccgtttccagcttcggaaaaatgcaaaaaattaaataaaataagagtaaggaatgtaaatttgtgatttccacattgggcagctgcccaggtgcccaccttagagagaaccctgattacaagtaccacttgaacaactggtttgctgaactgaaccgaaaattaggtatcagttctgctgaaccagtacaaactggctgaatcccaccagtgaAAAAGACCCTTTCTGATTCTGTTACCCTGCTTATGTAGAAGAATAGTAACCACTG contains:
- the MMGT1 gene encoding ER membrane protein complex subunit 5 isoform X2, with the translated sequence MALSLWKGLVGVGLFALAHAAFSAAQLLQTLLAFAVTCYGIVHVAGEFKDMDATSELKNKTFDTLRNHPSFYVFNHRGRVLFQPSDTTNSSNEDALSSNTSLKLRKLESLRR
- the MMGT1 gene encoding ER membrane protein complex subunit 5 isoform X1, with protein sequence MALSLWKGLVGVGLFALAHAAFSAAQHRSYMRLTEKEDESLPIDIVLQTLLAFAVTCYGIVHVAGEFKDMDATSELKNKTFDTLRNHPSFYVFNHRGRVLFQPSDTTNSSNEDALSSNTSLKLRKLESLRR